One Bombina bombina isolate aBomBom1 chromosome 5, aBomBom1.pri, whole genome shotgun sequence DNA segment encodes these proteins:
- the LOC128659926 gene encoding gastrula zinc finger protein XlCGF57.1-like: MFHTKEKPFKCTECEKSFTCNLHLPEHHTVDTVVKPYTCTECRRCFTSKENHMYHEKAHTGEKHFTCNECGRCFTSKVNLISHEMTYTGEKPFTCAKCGKSFTHKDYLKTHERIHTAEKPFTCTECGKCFTRKSSLKIHERIHTGEKPFTCTECGKSFTQIHSLRIHEMIHTAEKPFTCTECGKCFIRKSSLKIHERIHTGEKPFTCTECGKKFKLISHLKSHERNHTGEKPFTCTECGKSFTQIHSLKIHERSHTGEKEEKSFTCTECGKGFTNKSNLKTHEMIHTGEKPFTCTECGKCFTQISGLKTHERIHTGEKPFTCTECGKCFTLKNSLKTHERIHTGENPFTCTECGKCFTQISGLKIHKRIHTGEKPFTCTECGKCFTQINGLKTHERSHTGEKPFTCRECGKCFTQISGLKTHERSHKRKPSHMYRVWKRIYKQE, translated from the coding sequence ATgtttcatacaaaggagaaaccattcaaatgtacagaatgtgagaaaagcttcacATGTAATTTGCATCTCCCTGAACACCACACAGTTGACACAGTTGTGAAACCTTACACATGTACAGAATGTAGGAGATGTTTCACATCTAAAGAAAACCATATGTATCATGAAAAagcccacacaggggagaaacatttcacatgtaatgagtgtgggagatgtttcacatccAAGGTAAATCTCATATCTCATGAAATGACctacacaggggagaaacctttcacatgtgcaAAATGTGGAAAAAGTTTCACACATAAGgattatctgaaaactcatgaaaggattcacactgcagaaaagccattcacatgtacagagtgtggaaaatgttttacacggaagagtagtctgaaaattcatgaaagaattcacacaggagaaaagccttttacgtgtacagagtgcggaaaaagttttacacaaatacatAGTCTGAGaattcatgaaatgattcacacagcaGAAAAGCCAttcacttgtacagagtgtggaaaatgttttatacggaagagtagtctgaaaattcatgaaagaattcacacaggagaaaagcctttcacatgtacagagtgtggaaaaaaatttaaactaataagtcatctgaaaagtcatgaaaggaatcacacaggagaaaaacctttcacatgtacagagtgtggaaaaagttttacacaaatacatagtctaaaaattcatgaaaggagtcacacaggagaaaaagaagaaaaatctttcacatgtacagagtgtggaaaaggatttacaaacaagagtaatctgaaaactcatgaaatgattcacacaggagaaaaacctttcacatgtacagagtgtggaaaatgttttacacaaataagtggTCTGAAAacccatgaaaggattcacacaggagaaaaacctttcacatgtacagagtgtggaaaatgttttacactaaagaatagtctgaaaactcatgaaaggattcacacaggagaaaaccctttcacatgtacagagtgtggaaaatgttttacacaaataagtggTCTGAAAATTcataaaaggattcacacaggagaaaaacctttcacatgtacagagtgtggaaaatgttttacacaaataaatggtctgaaaactcatgaaaggagtcacacaggagaaaaacctttcacatgtagagagtgtggaaaatgttttacacaaataagtggtctgaaaactcatgaaaggagtcacaagaGAAAACCCtctcacatgtacagagtgtggaaaaggatttacaaacaagagtaa